From one Acidobacteriota bacterium genomic stretch:
- a CDS encoding UbiA prenyltransferase family protein, with protein MDGLWAALRAGQWVKNVLLAAPLVLSHQIGRWDLWAATAASFALFSLAASSVYLVNDVLDLGSDRHHPVKKKRPLAAGRISVRASLTASALLAAGVLAVSSVYLPAGFLLALASYLVVAHFYSLLLKKLMLIDVFVLAVLYGLRVVAGGQATGIEVSYWLLALTVFLFVSLAFAKRCAEIRLQSGR; from the coding sequence GTGGACGGACTGTGGGCAGCTTTACGGGCGGGTCAGTGGGTTAAGAACGTGCTGCTGGCCGCTCCGCTGGTGTTGTCGCACCAGATCGGACGCTGGGACCTGTGGGCGGCCACGGCAGCCTCCTTTGCGCTTTTCAGCCTGGCGGCTTCCTCGGTCTACCTGGTCAACGACGTGCTCGACTTGGGCAGCGACCGGCACCATCCCGTCAAGAAGAAGCGTCCCCTGGCCGCCGGACGCATCTCCGTCCGCGCCTCGCTGACAGCCTCGGCCCTCCTTGCTGCGGGCGTCCTGGCAGTTTCGTCGGTCTACCTGCCCGCGGGCTTTCTGCTGGCGCTGGCCTCCTATCTGGTTGTGGCCCATTTCTATTCCCTGCTGCTCAAGAAGCTGATGCTCATCGACGTCTTCGTGCTGGCGGTGCTCTACGGCCTGCGGGTGGTGGCAGGCGGTCAGGCCACGGGAATCGAAGTCTCCTACTGGCTGCTGGCGCTGACCGTCTTTCTCTTCGTCTCCCTGGCCTTTGCCAAGCGTTGCGCCGAGATCCGCCTGCAGTCCGGACGG